TTTTTTGCATAATAGAATCTGAAGTATGTTTATTGTGTCGTATCAGACGCCGTCAGTGAATATAGGTGTCAGCGAGCATTATCGTGTATTAATGAATCAAGGATGACGCGAATTTGTGCGGCATGTCCATGACTGATAAAAAAGCCCTTGCCATCGTTTACATAGTGTGTAATAACGCTTCTGGGTAAAACGAGGTACAGTTCTGTATATGAATGGCATTTTCAGTAAAGAAGACTTAAGTACAACCTTTAGTGTTGCATGCTGCTTCTCTGCCGATCCTTATCTTAGTGCCTCAAGCAGTAACGACTTTGGTTTGTCTGTATAACGCCTTTTTG
The nucleotide sequence above comes from Pectobacterium brasiliense. Encoded proteins:
- a CDS encoding DUF2627 domain-containing protein gives rise to the protein MNGIFSKEDLSTTFSVACCFSADPYLSASSSNDFGLSV